The stretch of DNA ATGCTCTGTGGTGGCGGTGGTGGTATTAAGATGCGTGTTGTCAGGACTTTGAGTCCCTTCATGTGGACGGTGGGGTTTTAAATTTGTGTTGAGAGACACTGTTGTGTTTGAAGTCTTTGGCTCGCCGTTGCAGAGGACGTCAGACGTGCTGCTGCCGCTAACGTTCACGCCAGACGTACACCTTGGATGCAAGGAAAGGAGAGGCCGCTTGTGATATGATACTGCTGTCGTTTTATATACAACTGCATGTTGCCACATACTCTTTCCATTTAAAACAACGGGAGTTGGGACTTCGATTGAAAAATCCATGCTCACATTTTGAGCATTCTagtaagaaagaaaaaaaagaaatcagcacAGTAGTCACTCGTGTATTTTACACAAAGGTTGCATTTGGTTCTGTGTGGCTGTGTTTACCTCCATGCCTTAACCCAAAGCCAACGGCACACTCGCAAGTAGCAGAATCAAGCTCCAAACGACGAAATCCTCCTCTGCACTGACATTTCGTGTTTGTCTCTTTTGTGCATTTCTCTTTCACCTCGCTTCCCGACTctggaaagaaaacacattgcTTTAATTCAGGTTGAAAACTCCCCCATAAAAGAGTCTATCAGAAAGCACAAGTAGTGTTTTACCTTCATTACACTTTGTGCACGGTGTGCACTGTTTGGAATGATTCTCCACAGGCTGGTGATACCCATCAGGACAAAcctgacattttttatttccacCATACACTTTTATCAGGTGACCTTGGGTTTCattagaagaaaaagacaattgTTGAGATGCAAGTGTCATCGCCACGCAGAATGCACAAGAAAGCAACATATTTACCTTTTGGACACGAGAACGCGCCCAAATCCGCAACGAATTGATGAAAAGTCAGACTCAATAGGAGCACTTTGAGAGGAAGCATGTTTTCTATTTGGGTGATAAAACACGAGAAGAGTAAAGAAACCCCACAGAGAGGGAATCACCACTTATATAAATGACATCCTCCAACCACATGCTTCTCAAACcataaacacttcctgtttgcacacatgcattatttttttatgatgtggaagACAAACATTCATATTGActctataaaacataaatacaatttttgagTCAAACAAATGACGATTGAACACGCTCTCTTTATGATTACttcatgttattatattattca from Dunckerocampus dactyliophorus isolate RoL2022-P2 chromosome 8, RoL_Ddac_1.1, whole genome shotgun sequence encodes:
- the si:ch73-361p23.3 gene encoding tumor necrosis factor receptor superfamily member 4; this encodes MGQTCRVKRKENMLPLKVLLLSLTFHQFVADLGAFSCPKGHLIKVYGGNKKCQVCPDGYHQPVENHSKQCTPCTKCNEESGSEVKEKCTKETNTKCQCRGGFRRLELDSATCECAVGFGLRHGECSKCEHGFFNRSPNSRCFKWKECTSGVNVSGSSTSDVLCNGEPKTSNTTVSLNTNLKPHRPHEGTQSPDNTHLNTTTATTEHHVLPKDKVQPAPPSNNTSQHIGIPFLIFGIVGLLVLTAVTCKMHVTTCVKGQPAVLRDSVCRRPVEESGDGSCSALKLNPEEP